The Gossypium hirsutum isolate 1008001.06 chromosome D02, Gossypium_hirsutum_v2.1, whole genome shotgun sequence region TTTAATTCCATAAtctcttattttaaattttcacattATGACCGAACACTCCTCacaattctacaatttaatccattcCTTAAACTAATTTTCCTTGAGTTcggaagttttttttttaatttcttataataTCTAACCACCCTCTCCACTAAtattaatatttctatttttctacTTCGAAAATTTTGAATACATGTCAACCCGAATTGACACTGTTTACTTTTCGGGTGGTATTAGGGatgttacaacttttgataatggtTCTTATAATGATGTTATGGTTTCTTATCTTAAAGATTGTTTTTGTGTGAATCGAGCTCTTTCATGTGATGGTGCCTTTTTTCAAGTTAGATGTTGTGcacatatatttaatattatagttAAAGTTGATTTATCAACTTGCTGATGATGTTGTTGGTAAGATTCACAATAGAATTAAGTACATAAAAAGttaggaattcgtaggaaaaGATTTTATGGTGTGGCCGATAAAAGCTTTCATTTGAATGTAACCAAAAAGTTGCATCAAGATGTGTGTGTGGGATGAAATTCCACTTATTTGATGCTTGAATCTGCTCTTTACTAAAAAGATGTGTTAGATTATTGGGGCTAACGAGATAAAGATTATCACATGTTTGTACTTTTTGTTGAGGAGTAGAGAAATGTTGCTATTCTTTGCAAATTTTTGAAAGTATTTTATGATGTGACTTGTGTTTTTTCTGGTTTTAATTATCCAACAACTAATCTTTATTTTAAAGGGGTTTGAAAGGTTCACAAGGTTTTACTCGATACTGttaaaggtccttaaatattttttaactccaATGATTAAGCAAATGCAAGAGAAATTTAATGAATATTGGGTTGAGTATTCTTTGATATTGTCATGTGCTGCGATTTTAGATTCTTGTTACAAGTTAAATTATGTGTAATATTGCTTTACTACAATCTATGGTACTCATGCTTTAGATTTTGTGCAAACCATTCTTAGCAATCttaaattcttgtttgatgagtATGTTAAGAACTCCAAATTCACATCTTCCTCTTTGGTTGGGAGTTCCAATGTTTCGAATAATAGTCCTGTTGATTCTAGTTTGCATCAACTCAATGTTAATAGGGTCGATTTGGGATGAGATTATGATGAGAGTGATGATTATAAACGATACTTAATTGAATCTAATACTAAGAGTGAAAAGTCACAGTTGAAGCTTTATTTGGAAGAATCAGAGCTTGAGTTGAATAGTCAAATAGATGTATTAGAGCAAAAATTCAATTCATATCATGGGCTTTCATTATTGGCTCGTGATCTTTTGGCAATTCCAATACTGACTGCAGCTTCTAGGTTGGCTTTTAGCATGGGGAAGAAAGTTATCACACCTTTAAGGAGTTCACTTAAACAGAAAAAAGATTCAAACCATTGTTTGGTTTGAGGATTGAATACAAGCTAAGGGATTTTCAATGGATAATTatttcttgttttattgttataattttatgACATTTCATTAATTTGACTATCTAactatttattcttatttcatatTAGGAATTGATTGCGAGAATAATTGATGACTATCTAACATTTCTTGTTTTGTTGTTTCGCTGTCGTTTTTAATATTGTTTGGATGTCgtagaacttttattttattgttaattttactactattttagttgcaactatcttagtttaaaaactttttaaagtatttttaatttgttgataaatgtttattttaatattttcagtgtatttgatatattatatcttgaaatttattttatatattaaaataatctaaaaaattaatacaggccAAGCTTGAATTTAACATCTACAATTTGAGTCgtgtttgagtaaaattttaggtCCATTTTCCTGATTGGATCGAATCCAGAGCTAGAAAACGAACCTAAAATTCTGTTGAAACCCAACCCAACCAAGCCCATAATCAAATCTATCTTTAACCCGACAAcacataataaaaatttattattattaaattttagtatCCACCAGAGATGTATTTTATATCTttatataaaacttataaaacatttatactaaaaaaaaatcaatcaataaaCTGACATGAGATAGCatacataaatttcaatttctaacattttttacTTTCTTATAGATTTAGGGTCGGTTTGATTGACGGAATTGATTTTCTATAAATTGTTTTCTAACTTTTTTGTTTGGCGAAAAACATTtttcatttggaaaatgaactccaaaacacgAGAAAATGACTTAATAGTTGTCAGAAGAACTTACCATCCACCATTGCTGGGAAAACCAATAGCCATGCTTTTTCATGGCCCAGCTGTTTGCTTCCTCTGGCTTTTGCTATTTCTGCTGGATCCCTTACTTTCCAATCCCACAACAATCATCCTTCACTCTGCGAACCTTTTAATCTGGATTCTCAGCTCCAGTCTGAAATTAAGCCTCCAGTGAGGTGAAATGCATTTTCAACTTACTGAACAATGCTTTCCAAACAGCCTTCAGTTTACTAACATTtcagttgcaatttttttttagctTAAAAAAGCCAACGTACTGAGATGCAGTTGCATCCAAAGGAGGCTTcagtttgttttatttaatatattccattggttttttttgtcatttttgatTGAGTGAAATTTGAGTTTCAACTGTTGTTCCagtagaaaattttcaactttttttatgcCCTTTTGTTTTCCTTGGATAACTAAGAAATCACCCAAATAAATGTTCTGAATAAGATGTTTTGTAATGTCATGGAACTAGTACTAGGATTATGTTAAACTTGAACATGTAGCAAAACTGGAAACTTCTTACATAGGTCGGCTTCTAGCAGTACTTTGTGATAAACCATTTGCAGAGTCTCATTGTATTTTATTACATACATCTGAATAAGATGTTTTGTAATGTTATGGCATACATCTGAATAAGATGTTTTGTAATGTTATGGAACTACTACAAAAATGTCTTGGTTCTTCTTGAgcaagtataaaattttaattgttcttTTATGCTTGTAATCAGGTCCCTATAGTACCATATGGTGGAGCTACATCTATTGAGGGCCACATTTTGTCTCCTAATGGAGGTGTTTGCATTGACATGACCTTAATGAAggtatatttaatcatatttcctagataaattaaaaaaaaaagattggaatgaactctttttaattttataccATGCATTTTATCGATACTGTTTAATGTGCTTCCTAGTAATGGCTTCTAATGAAGTTTGTCCTGCAGCATGGGCTTTATTAGCATCTAGTCATTGTGGCACTCATTCTAaacatgttttgtattatttGAGCTGAAGCTTTATTAAAACACTCTTTTGACAATTATTTGACTTGAATTTGCAATTACTTTTGTGATAAAATCATCAATGTTCCATCGTGTAAAATGAATTTGCAATTCtatccatttgattttttaatttgtgATACTAggagtgattttttttaaatttgtagagAGTTAAGGCGTTGCATATTCGGGACATGGATGTTGTAGTTGAGCCTGGAATTGGATGGATGGAACTTAATGAATACTTGGAGCCTTATGGTTTACTTTTCCCCCTTGATCCAGGTCAATTTGTTAGAGTTATCCTTGCaacatatcatttttttaatgaaaaataacttATTGCAACATTCAGCTACACTCCTTGATGAAAgcaccatatatatattatattatattatatattatttattggcTTGAGTGTAACATTATCATCTTAAACCATGTTGACCTGCAGGGCCTGGTGCAACAATAGGAGGCATGTGCGCAACATGCTGCTCTGGATCTTTAGCCATGATGTAGTTGCTACTCTACTACTGTCTTTCTTTGCATTCCCTAGTTGCCTCCTTAGTCTGTTGAAAAATTACATCTGAAATCTCTCTTACTGAGGTTTGTAGAATTTTCATTTCAGCAATTTTGTACCAAACAAGTGTATTCAGATATGAAATGATGGATGTTTTTTCTCCTGGAAAATGTATATCTCTGTTGTGCATGTAGATGAAGCCTGAAATAGACAAAAAGGGTTTGGAAGTGGCTTCAGGATTGTGTTTAAACTTCTGAAAGAACACATAGGTGTTGATTCCTCACTAAAAACATTTGATGCGATTAGGGAACTTATATCTTCATTGCCTATATTGTCCATGTTTTAGTTCACCATGAGTTAAACAATGGTCTACGGGATTTTGTGTCCCTTTTGATAAagaataaacattaaaaacatttaaatgcCTCACATACTGAGGAGTCAGCTTGTGCCATTAGTGACCTTTTTCAGCAAAACAGTAGTTATATAACCTTTCTTTGCTTTAAGGGTACCTGTTGAAGACTTCAATATCGTGACATTGCATTGTAAAATGCATGCTTGTGATAGTTTCTTAGCTCGGTAAGTTAGATGCCATTGGTTTCCTGAAGAAAACTTCATTATTGTCCTGCATGTTCTGATGCATTACAAGGCTAGAAGGTGAATATTgctaataatatctcaaattaaccTTTCTTTGAGGTGCAAACATGATGcaataatattttaagaaaactGTCAATGAAGGCTATATGTACCCTTTAATTGGTTTTCATCTTTTAGAATCATGCAAGTAGGAAGCATacaaaaatttggcttcaaaaattttctcaaggttgaagatattgatacttttaatgtagtgtaatattagttatgcacttggacaatgttgttattatgtggtgtactactaattatgcatttggataatattattaatttctaatattaattgtggtttggaagctaatttataattattcaatcattgttttttattttttataacacaattacaaataatttatttgactttggttgtttttaatttatgacggtttatataaaatagtttaataattgtatattattatatattaaatttgatttattcatttataaataaattattacaatatatataaaaacaatttaaaatataaatttattaatatgtatattaatttatgtaaaaacaatttttccaaaaaatattttcaagaaaatttttaaacagcaaaaaatattttacacaaattcatccaaacaccaaaaagtattttcagtaaattattttttagaaaaataatttattttccaaaaattattttcCGAACAACATTTTTATGGAAAATAAACAGACACTTATTTTTTAGCGGTGTGCCATAATCATGTATTTTGTATCAATTTTCAAATCAATATTTTGTCTACTGAACCGTTATTTCAACTACCTTGGCCATTTTGCCCTTCATCGTCCCAGTCAAATAAATCCCATTTCACTTCTCGTCAAACCTTTTCCTGTGATCCGCAAAGAGAATCAACTGCTtcaaattctttcagttcagAGAAGAAATCGCAAGGAAATTTTAGTTATGTTGGGGACAGGACTGGAATTCAGGAGAGTTCTTCCAGAAGATCGGTTTTACAATCAGGCCAAGGCCAGAAGGTCGAACCTGAATCAGCTGAGCGATCAACTGCGGCGAGCTCAATGCGATGTTACGTCGAGTCAATCGAATGATAAACAGGCGGCCACTCATGTGAACTGGCAGTCTGAGAAGCGGGTTGATTCAACTGACCTCCCTAAACCGGTTTCGGTTCCCTCTTCTGAATCATTTGTTTCTCCTTTGAGTAATTAGAGAGGTTTTTAGTCTCGGCATGCCTGCTGTCCCTACTCTTTATATGTCTAAGGTTTGTTCAACCTCAAAACTATTTCTTTAggatttttagtgttttaatttgTTCGGTTTAAATTAGTTTCTGTTTTAGATTTTGTTTTTTAGTTTGTTGCAATTAGTAGTAGAAATAAACATTTTGTTGTATGCGTTTATATAGTAGTAAAAATCATCTAAAAAATCTGCAATTAGTAGTAGGAACACTTTAAGAGGTTGagtatttatgttaaaaaaaaaagtgtgaatGATATTTGAAATTGGGTTTAGCAGACAACGATGAGAGAGTGGCGGATGTGCGACGAGGAATTTCAGCCATATTTCATGTTTGGTGATTATGGGAGTCATTCAAAGAGTGTAGTGCATATGGAGCAGGAGTCCCGCTAATTTTGAATTGCCTTGATTCTGTTGTCCAGTATTATGTACCTTATTTATCCGGTATTCGAATTTAAGCTGATTCCTTGAAGCGCTCTACCAAGGCATCAAGGTATATTATACATTTCTTTCGTTGGGAGTTTATTTTAACTTGTGGGGATATTACTTTTTAGTTctactttatttgtatatgttgCAAGTTTCATTCTCTTGTGTTAGCTATACTATAGTGAATTAGTGAtacaattaattttagtttacaATTTTGTGCTTACTATCAATTTTGATATAGTCATTTGAATGGCTATTTAGGGTTGATTTGAATGATTATTATATCCCTCTGTTAAGGCTTTCTGTTGTTTCTTTTAATGGAAATTACGCCTTTCCAATCTATTCCCTTAAAGTTAAAGAATGATTCTCTTCTTTGAATGTAATTTAGTGCAACTTATAATTGTGAGAGTTTGTTTGTTATACTTACATAGTCTCGACTTCCCTATGCTACATAACCTGGATTTACTTGGTCTTTTGGTTTAAACCTTCTTTTCTAGTGTTAAGGATAATAAGAATAATTTTGACTTATTTATAGCCTTTGAAGTATGGATGCAGCTCTAATGTCACAGAAAATGTGTTGGACACGCATCAagagtaataaaaataaaattgaaaaaaaggtcAAAATATGGCTGGACGTGTTCGGACACTatgaaagggttttttttttttttcatttttcttccaaAAATGGAATCAACATAAGCAATTTGATTGCAATAACAATTAAAGAAATATTTGCATGTtaacaatttattgaaaatatcaactttacaccttttttttttgtatattgttgtaaaaatatatattttgttgtTGTATCTTGCTGTATTAGTATCATGATTTTCTTAAAAAGGTTTTTTTGTCATCATGCCCGTATTATGTCGTATTCATATTTATTGTCTGTTTCTATGCTTCCTAGTTTATAGCATTTTCTGGGAAGGTGTAAGTTCGTTCTTTACTTGATGACTTATGTCTCTGTCGCAAATCGATTGTCTTGTGTCACAGTTCCTATTTATGCAAAAATGCCATGCATGATCTAAGTATCTGAGTGTTTATAGTGATAGTTTTGAAGTGAATCAGTTGctttgtattaaattttatttacgaAATCGAGTTGCTTCCTTATAGAGCTGAAATATTAGACTTGGTAATTATATTTGTTGTTAACCTAGACCAAACTTAAGTGAAAATGCTAACCATGTTGCTGCCGCTGTTGCCTTGCCTCCTTTCTCCACACCTTtcatttttgcttctttttttcttcGTCTCCTCTCCTTATTTTGTCTTGAGAAACAGATTCCTGTCTAAGCAAAAGATTTCCAAAGAGCccacctttttccttttttgtttttttggctTAGTAGTTTCTAGCAATTGTTATTGTTTGATAATTGCCTCaactaaaattatataaaatattttatgttatattaaataattctCTTTATGATAGGCAACAAGGTGAGGACAGTGATAGTGACTTTAGGGACTCCTGCAGTGATGGTAGTAGCGATTGTGAACCTGAAAGAGGATCAAACCCTTTTAGAGAAAAAAGGAATCACTGCATGACAAGTGAGATGTCTCCTAGGATGGATAGATTGTCCATGGGAGATCAGCAGATATTTCAAGAAGACTTATCTAGCAATGACGACGGTGAATCTGTCAATTctcaaaattgttttatttttgagTAATTTGAACAAGACCCTCCATGCAGCCGAGAACCTTTAGCTGACAAGGTTAGTGTGTATTTCCATccttctccctctctctctctctctctctctcagcaTGGTGTCATTTAATATCTGGATCAATGCCTTTCTCATTTTTGGTCACTTCCTAAACGAAATGTATGATAACAGATTGTATATCTGGCCTTCCAGTTCCCTGAACTGAAGACGCTAAAAAGCTGTGATTTACTATCTTCCAGCTGGATTTCGATGGCATggtattattatttagttttcttaaaagttatttttaaactTGTGTTTGCATATGTAACTGACGTGTTCCTCTGACATTATGGTAGGTATCCAATTTACAGAATACCCACTGGACCTACGTTAAAAGATCTAGATGCTTGCTTTCTGACTTACCATTTTCTTCATACACCAGTAGGAGGTACTAAATGATTTCATTTTGAAACTTTCTTCTTTCCTATTTGTGAACTAAGGGATATGCTAGGCTTTCTTGTTAAGTTATATTTTCCAGCTTTCGCTTGTAAATTTGAATCTTTTACATCTCTAACAAGTGTTAAGTCTCATAATGCATAAGTACTTTCAAAATATGAAAAGTGATTTTGAGGTACTCCTGTTTGACTTGCAAGTAGTTAACTTGCTCTGTCTGAAAAGGGTCCTATTCCTAGttcatttgatataattttgtgGACAGAAATGCCTTTTTATAGAAACTTTTGCTGCTTAATGTTAACCAAAGTACTGACAGACTTTCCATTAATCACTAATAGTTTGTGCTTGTATAAGCTCCGATAGCACCCATGTAATGGCAAATAAACCTCATCTGTTggttttttctaaatattttaggTGGACAAAGTGCTCAGGGACCGGTTGTAACAGGTCTCAATAACATGGATGGTGGTCTGAAGATGCAATTGCCTGTTTTTGGTCTTGCGTCATACAAGTTCCTTGTGGACACCTAATGGAGCAAGTGATCGTCACTTGGCGAACAACCTCTTTCAGGCTGCTGACAGTTGGTTGAGAAGACTTCTTGACCATCGACCAGATTTCACATTCTTTTTTCTGCCGCAGGTGATATTCAACTATCTCTGTAAAAGTAGTACCCCTAACCATTCCAGAATGGAAATGCAACCGTTACTTGTCAAACATCACCCACAAATTACAATACTTCAATTTTGGAGGTCAAGGTCAAAAGTTCAGTTTGGGGTGATTGTCTTTTGTAACAATTTATGAAAGAACCGGggaaaaattttctaacacaAAATGCCTTGGGACAAAAGTTGGAACAAGGCATTAGAGAGGAAGCGAATGGAAAATTTTCGATTTAGAAGCTTATGGAGAGCGGAGCTGAGGTCGAGCCACGTGAGTCTTGCTTGCTATCGGTATATGTTAGTCTCACGCGGACTTGCTTTAAGTATAAATTATGAATAAGCCAAAGAAAAACCAGGCCTTTTTCCCCTGTCCGGATGACAAAATATAGAATCTCATGTTTTACCTGACATA contains the following coding sequences:
- the LOC121214770 gene encoding D-lactate dehydrogenase [cytochrome], mitochondrial-like, which encodes LFFYACNQVPIVPYGGATSIEGHILSPNGGVCIDMTLMKRVKALHIRDMDVVVEPGIGWMELNEYLEPYGLLFPLDPGPGATIGGMCATCCSGSLAMM